The following proteins come from a genomic window of Edaphobacter sp. 4G125:
- a CDS encoding FKBP-type peptidyl-prolyl cis-trans isomerase: MKQAKVAPISNPADNPPNVPQIEGTPQNLYALRYIDIQVGTGELAKPEQYYTVHYTGWLTDGTKFDSSHDHPGDEPIVFPYGARRVIAGWDTGFEGMHVGGKRRLFIPYQLAYGEMGRPPVIPPKADLIFDIELVSQSDTPPEPKEAPAPSSPANQDTSPNQPAVQPLAGSATEQPHS; the protein is encoded by the coding sequence GTGAAACAGGCTAAAGTGGCCCCAATCTCCAACCCTGCAGATAATCCACCGAACGTCCCTCAGATCGAAGGAACCCCACAAAATCTTTACGCTCTTCGCTATATCGACATCCAAGTGGGTACGGGAGAACTCGCAAAACCGGAGCAGTACTATACGGTTCACTACACTGGCTGGCTTACCGATGGCACCAAATTCGATTCGTCTCATGACCATCCGGGCGATGAACCCATTGTCTTTCCCTATGGCGCACGCCGGGTGATTGCAGGCTGGGATACTGGGTTTGAAGGAATGCACGTTGGCGGAAAACGCCGTCTTTTCATCCCCTATCAGCTTGCATATGGCGAGATGGGGCGTCCGCCGGTTATTCCTCCCAAGGCCGACCTGATCTTCGACATCGAGCTGGTGTCTCAGTCCGATACTCCGCCAGAACCAAAGGAAGCCCCTGCGCCTTCCTCTCCAGCTAATCAGGACACCTCCCCGAATCAGCCTGCGGTGCAGCCTTTAGCCGGTTCCGCAACAGAACAGCCACATTCTTGA